In Janthinobacterium agaricidamnosum NBRC 102515 = DSM 9628, the DNA window CGGTCATGAGCAATAAGAAACGCCGGCGCCGCCCACTGGGCCGCGCCGGCGTTGTCACCAGCAAGTTCGTACTGTAGTCTATCAGGCGTCCAGCAAAATCCGCAGCATGCGGCGCAGCGGTTCGGCCGCGCCCCACAGCAATTGGTCGCCGACGGTGAAGGCCGACAGGTATTCGCCGCCCATGCTCATCTTGCGCACCCGGCCGACCGGGATCGTCAGGCTGCCGGTGACGGCGGCCGGCGACAGGTCGCGCACCGACGCTTCGCGGGTGTTCGGCACCAGTTTGACCCACTGGTTGTTGCTGGCGATGATGTCGTTGATTTCATCGAGCGGCACGTCTTTTTTCAGCTTGATGGTCAGCGCCTGCGAGTGGCAGCGCATCGCGCCGATGCGCACGCACAAGCCGTCGACCGGGATGGCCTGGCTGCCGAAATCGGCGCCGCGGCCGAGAATCTTGTTGGTTTCCGCGCCGGCTTTCCATTCTTCCTTGGATTGGCCGTTGCCCAGGTCCTTGTCGATCCACGGGATCAGGTTGCCGGCCAACGGCGCACCGAATTGCTTGATTTCGTCCGGCGCGTAGCCGTGCTGGGTGGCCAGCACCTGGCGGTCGATTTCAAGAATTGCCGAAGCCGGGTTGTCGAGCAAGGCCTTGACGGAACCGTTGATGGTGCCGAACTGGGTCAGCAATTCGCGCATGTGCTGCGCGCCCCCGCCGGAGGCCGCCTGGTACGTCATCGACGTCATCCAGTCGATCAAGTCGTGCTGGAACAAGCCGCCCAGGCCCATCATCATGCACGATACGGTGCAATTGCCGCCGATGTAGTTCTTGACGCCCTTGCCCAGCGCATCCTTGATGACGTGCAGGTTGACCGGATCGAGCACGATCACGGCGTCTTTTTCCATGCGCAAGGTCGATGCCGCATCGATCCAGTAGCCGTCCCAGCCAGCCGCGCGCAATTGCGGGAAAACTTCACTGGTGTAGTCGCCGCCCTGGCAAGAAATAATGATCTCGCACTTCTTCAGCTCGGCAATATCGGTGGCGCTCTTCAAAATGGTTTCATTCTTCGCCATCGACGGTGCGGAACCGCCGGTGTTCGACGTAGTGAAAAATACCGGTTCAATGTGAGCAAAATCGCCCTCTTCCTGCATGCGTTGCATCAGGACCGAACCGACCATACCGCGCCAACCTACCAAGCCTACTAATTTCATCACTTTTCCTCAACAGAGCATTAGGCGGATACCGCCGCCATTTTCGGTCTTACAATTTATCCCAGCGCTTTCACCACGGCATCGCCCATTTCCCCGGTGCTGACGCGGGTAGTGCCGGCTTCGTAAATATCGGCCGTGCGATAGCCTTGCGACAAGACTTTCTTGACCGCCGTTTCGACCCGGTCGGCTTGCTCGGCCCGGTTCAGCGAGTAGCGCAACATCATCGCCGCCGACAAGATCGTCGCCAGCGGATTGGCGATGCCCTTGCCCGCGATATCCGGCGCCGAACCGTGCGACGGTTCGTACAAGCCCTTGTTGTTGGCGTCCAGCGACGCCGATGGCAGCATGCCGATCGAACCGGTCAGCATGGCCGCCGCATCGGACAGGATATCGCCAAACATATTGCCTGTCACCATGACATCGAATTTCTTTGGCGCCCGTACCAGTTGCATCGCGGCATTGTCGACATACATATGGTCCAGCGCCACGTCCGGATATTCCTTGTGCACGTCGATGACGATGTCTTTCCAGAACTGGAAGGTTTCCAGCACATTCGCCTTGTCGACGCTGGTCAGGCGCTTGTCGCGCTTTTGCGCGGCCTGGAACGCCACATGGGCGATGCGGCGGATTTCACCTTCCGCGTAGCGCATGGTGTCGTAACCTTCGCGCTGGCCCTTGAACGGACCGTCCGGGCACTCGCGCACGCCGCGCGGCTGGCCGAAATAAATGTCGCCGGTCAATTCACGGATGATCAGGATATCCAGACCGGAGACGACTTCCGGTTTCAGCGTCGAGGCGCCCGCCAGTTCCGGATACAGGATCGCCGGACGCAGGTTGGCGAACAGGCCCAGGTTCTTGCGCAAGCCGAGGATCGCCTGTTCCGGGCGCAAGGAGCGCTCCAGATTGTCGTACTGATAATCGCCGACGGCGCCGAACAGCACCGCGTCGGCCGCCTTGGCCAGCGCCAAGGTAGCTTCCGGCAATGGATGGCCGTGGGCCGCATAACCGGCGCCGCCGACGGGAGCGGTTTCCAGTTCAAACTGTTCGCCCAGTACATTCAATACTTTGACGGCTTGGGTGACGATTTCCGGGCCGATGCCATCACCCGGCAAGATTGCAATTTTCATGTTCTTCGATCTGGTAAATTAAATGACGTTGGCCAACCACGGTTGCGTGGCCAGATGGCGCTCTTCGAAAGCGTGGATCGCGTCGGCGTGGCGCAGCGTCAGGCCGATATCGTCCAGGCCATTCATCAGGCAATATTTGCGGAAGGCGTCAATCTCGAACGGATATGCCACTGAGCCATTGCTGGTCGCCACACGCTGTTGCTCAAGATCGACCACCAGCTTGTAACCGGGGAAGGCCTTGACTTCATTAAACAGGTGATCGATCTGGGATTCCGACAAGACGATCGGCAACAAGCCGTTTTTGTAGCAATTATTGAAGAAGATATCGGCGAAGCTCGGCGCGATGATCGCGCGGAAGCCATACTGATCCAGCGCCCACGGCGCATGTTCGCGCGACGAGCCGCAGCCGAAGTTTTTACGGGTCAGCAAGATCGACGCGCCCTGGTAACGCGCCTCGTTCAGCACGAAGTCCGGGTTCAGCGGACGGCGGCTATTGTCCTGGCCCGGTTCGCCGTGATCCAGGTAACGCCATTCGTCGAACAGGTTCGGACCGAAGCCGCTGCGGTGGATCGATTTCAGGAATTGCTTCGGGATGATGGCGTCGGTATCGACGTTGGCCCGGTCGAGCGGGGCTACCAGCCCTTCGTAAATGATAAATTTGTCCACGATAACTCTGCAATGTCGATGCGCGAACCTCAGGCTCGCCGCATCATGGGTTTATTTGCCGCCGGCGCTTTGCACCACCTGGCCGACCTTTTGAACGTCCTTGCCGATGCCGGAGACGGTGTTGCATCCGCTCAGGATCAGGGCTGCGATGCTTAGGGCTAGTATTTTTTTCATATTGTATTCTCGTTGTGTCGTATGCTTGAGGTCCGGCGTTTTCATTTGGACAAGTAACGCGCAACAATGTTGCGCCCTTGCTTTATTTTACGCCAGCAACACTCATCGCAAGCCGCGCACATCCACAAAGTGGCCGGCGATGCCCGCCGCCGCCGCCATTGCCGGCGACACCAGATGGGTGCGGCCGCCCTGCCCCTGGCGTCCTTCGAAGTTGCGGTTCGAGGTGGACGCACAGCGCTCGCCCGGTTCCAGCCGGTCGGCGTTCATCGCCAGGCACATCGAGCAGCCAGGTTCGCGCCACTCGAAACCGGCGGCCTTGAAAATCTGGTCCAGGCCTTCGCGCTCGGCCTGGTCCTTGACGAGACCGGAACCCGGCACCACCATCGCCAGCGTCACGTTGGATGCGCGGTACTTGCCGCGCACCACCGCCGCCGCCGCGCGCAAGTCTTCGATGCGCGAGTTGGTGCAGGAACCGATGAACACCTTGTCGATGCGGATGTCCTCGATCGGCGTATTCGGCTTCAAGGCCATGTAGACCAGCGCCTTTTCCATCGCATCGCGGCGCACGGCGTCCTTTTCATGGTCCGGATCGGGCACCCGGCCATTGATGCCGACCACCATTTCAGGCGACGTGCCCCACGTCACTTGCGGCTGGATCTCGGCCGCGTTCAAGGTCACCACCAGGTCGAACCGCGCGCCCGGATCGGAATGCAGCGTGCGCCAGTACGACACGGCGCGCTCCCAGTGCGGGCCGGCCGGCGAAAACGGACGACCCTTGACATAATTGATGGTGGTGTCGTCGACGGCGATCATGCCGGCGCGCGCGCCGGCCTCGATCGCCATGTTACAGACCGTCATGCGGCCTTCCATCGACAATGCGCGTATCGTCGAACCGCCGAATTCGATCGCGTAACCGGTGCCGCCGGCGGTGCCGATCTTGCCGATCACGGCCAGCACGATATCCTTGGCGGTGACGCCGGCCGGCATGGCGCCGTCGACCTGCACCAGCATCGATTTCGATTTTTTCGCCAGCAAGGTCTGGGTAGCCAGCACATGTTCCACTTCGGAGGTGCCGATGCCGTGCGCCAGGCAGCCGAACGCGCCGTGGGTCGAAGTATGCGAATCGCCGCACACCACCGTCATGCCCGGCAGCGTCGCGCCCTGCTCCGGCCCGATCACGTGCACGATGCCCTGGCGCTTGTCGTTCATGTTGAAATACGTCAAGCCGTAGTTCTTGGCGTTCTTGTCCAGCGTCTCGACCTGCAAGCGCGATACCGGATCGGCGATGCCGTCGGCGCGGCTGGTGGTCGGCACATTGTGGTCGGCCACCGCCAGGTTGGCGGAAATGCGCCACGGTTGGCGTCCCGCTTCGCGCAAGCCGTCGAACGCCTGCGGGCTGGTCACTTCATGCACCAGGTGCCGGTCGATATACAAAATTGTCGTGCCATCATCTTCGGCCCGAACAACGTGGGATTCCCAAAGTTTGTCGTAAAGCGTCTTCATCATGATTTCCGTTGCCAAAGCTTGTAATGAGTAGTCCGCAATGATTATGCCATATTTGTGCAAGGCAGAACCAAACATAGCCCCAAGTCGATGAAACAAGAGGAAATTCGGTTTTACTGCGCCATCCGGGTAAAACATTGCTAACCAGGTGATTCCGGCCGCCAACACATCGCTGGCGGCCGGGCCGAAAAAAAAGCCTGCATATACGCAGGCTTTTGGTGTGATGCCAGTGTTTCAACACTAGGCAGCCATGCGTACACTTCCCCTGCAACCATCCATCAGGAACGATAGGCCGACCACCAGCACCAGTTCGCCTTCCGCCGAACGGGCGGTACCGGTAATGCCATCGACCGCGATCGCCGTCATCGGCTTGATGACCAGGTCGGCGGTGCCGTCGACCGCTTCCACGGCGAGGATGTACGGCTGTGGCGCCGCCACGACAATACCGACCCGCTCGCTGCATGCCTCGTAGCCCAGCGCGCCGGCCAGCGACCGCACCGGCAATGGACGGCCCTGATCCTTCAAGACCGGCGCGCCGCCCACTTCCATGAAGGTTTCCGGCAATTCGACGACGCGCTGCACCACCGCCATCGGCAAGGCCAGCGCGGCGCCGGAGGTCGATACCAGCATGGTCGGCACGATCGACAATTCGATCGGCAAGCGGATCGCGAACCTGGTGCCGGAACCGAGCGCCGAATCGATGTGGATCGCGCCGCGGTTTTTCTCGACCGCGGTCTTGACCACGTCCATGCCGACTCCGCGGCCGGAGACGCTGGAGGCGACATCCTTGGTCGAAAAGCCCGGCAAGAACACCAGCTGGAAACATTCGTCGTTGCTCAATTGCGCGTTTTCGCTGATCAAGCCCTTTTCAAACGCCTTTTTGCGCAACTTGGCCGGGTCCATGCCCTTGCCATCGTCTTGCAGCACGATCATCACGCTATTGGCTTCCTGCCACGCCTTCAGCGAAATATAGGATTTGGTCGACTTGCCGGCCGCCAAACGCTCTTCCGGCGATTCGACGCCGTGATCGAGCGCGTTGCGCAACATGTGCACCAGCGGATCGTACAAGCTGTCCACCACCACGCGGTCGACTTCGGTTTCCGCGCCTTCGATGGTCAGCTCGACATCCTTGCCCAGGTCTTTCGCCAGTTCGCGCACCAGGCGCGGGAATTTCTGGAACAGGCGGCCGACCGGCTGCATCCGCGTCGCCAGCGTGGCGCGCTGCAATTCGGTCGAGTAACGCGAGGCCCGTTCCAGCGTTTCCGCCAGCGTCGCCATCAGCGTCGCGGCCTGGCCTTCGAATTTGAATTGCAGCAAGCGCTCCAGCAGCACGGCGGCCTGGTTGGCGGCCTGCACCGATTCACCGGCCACTTCCAGCAAGGCGTCCAGTTTCACCGCGTCGACGCGGATGCTGTCTTCCTTGACCGGCGCGCTGTTCGGCCGTTCTTCGCGGCGGTCGACGCCATCCCAGTTTTTGGCGGCAGGCTTGGCGGCGGCTGGCGCCGGCGCGGCGGCAACCGCAACGGCTGCAGGCGCAACTGGCGCGGCCGTTGGCGCGGCCGCCACGGCGGCCACGTGGGTGCCCGGCGGGGTCACCGCGACATACATCGCTTCCCAGTCCAGGCCATCGTCGCTGGCCAGCGGCTGGGCCGCTGCGGCGGCAACCGGCTGCGCCACCGGCGCAGCCACGGCAGGCGCGGCGGCTTCACCGGTCTTGCCTTCGATGGCGTCGGTCAGGATCACTTCGAGCTCTTCCGGCATGGCCGGCAAGCTTTCCGGCGCGGCGCCATTGGCCAGTTCGGTCAGTTGGTCGGCCACGAAGCCGGACGCCTGCAACGCCGCCTCGATCGCGATCGGCGTCACCGGCGCGGCGCCGGTACGCAAGGCGTCGAACAGGTTTTCGGTCAGATGGCAGGCCGCCACCAGGGCCGGCAAGTTCATGAAACCGGCGCCGCCCTTGATGGTGTGGAAGGAGCGGAAGACCGCGTTCAGTGTTTCTTTATTGTCCGGATCGCGCTCCAGACGTAATAAGTGTTCTTCAACATTAACCGCAAGATCCATCGCCTCGACGACAAAATCCTTGAGCATATCGTCCATTAGAATCCCAGATCGGCAAGAAGGTCGTCAACATTATCCTGGTCCAGCGCCACGGATGGCACGGATGGGCCCTGCATCAGCGGCGCCGGTTTTTGCGCCAGTTTTTCGCGTACTTCGGCCGGAGCATTGTCGCGCAGCAACTGAGCCAGCTCATTTTCAACGGTCTTGGTGATGTTCACCACCTTTTTGATCAATTGACCGGTGATGTCCTGGAAGTCTTGCGCCATCATGATTTCCAGCAAGCGGGCTTTTTCCGCTTCGGTCGCTTCGGAGACGGTTTGCGCGAACTGGCGCGAATCGCCGGCCAGCGCCTTGAATTCCTCCAGGCTCAGCTTGCCGTCGAACAGTGCGGCCCAGCGCTGATCCATGTCCTTGGCTTTTTTCGACAGCACATCTTGCGCCGGCATGCCTTCGTCCAGCGTGTTGAGCACCTTGTTGGCGGCTTGTTCGGTCAGCGAAGCGACATATTCCAGGCGGTCCTGGGCGTCGACGATTTGCGACGACGCTTCGGTCAGCGCCTTGTCGTAGCCCAGTTCGCGCAGCGAATCGTGCAGCAGGCGCACGATGCCGCCCAGGCGTTCAAACATCGGCTTGTCGGCGGGATCGATGTCGCCTTCCAGAAAGGCGGCGGTGGCTTGGTCGGCAGACTCGGCAGGCGCGGACGCGGGCGCGGATCCAGCAGCCACGGCGCCAGCCGGCGCGGCGGCGGCGGACACGGACTCGAACAAGGCGTCGAAATCATCTTCATCGGCGGCAGCCGCGGCCGCTGGCGGGGCCTTCACCGGTGCCGCCTCTGGTGCAGCGGTACGTTGCGCGGATACTTCATCGAATAATGCATCGAAATCATCAGCGGCGTTGGTCATAGTCCCTGCTTCTCCATAATTGGTCAAATTCTCGCCTCAGAATGCCGCACCCGACGTCGCTGGCGCGCTGACGCCTCGCCCACATATTGCCCGGCATTCTCAACTGTGCATGTTACAGACTGGTACCTGAAATTCTCGAATCAGAGTGATTACCAAAACGTCCACGGCATACTGGCGCCGCATTGTCTGGAACATATTGTTATAGACTCTAGTAAGATGATTTAAAGCAATACCGCTGCGATTATGCGAGTGTAGCAGGGCGTTGGCAGGTTGGTAAATCTGAAAACGCTTTTCTCCGGGCTAAGCTTGACGGTAATTTGTTTTTCCGCACAGAAATGATCTACTTTTCTGTTGTATTTCAAAATAGTAGCACCCGGCGCGCGGCCGGGATGCGGACTGGGCCGCAAATCCGGCTGCGATTTGCAACAGCGGCGGCGGCTGGCAACGGGACATGCATTTTTTCCCAACTTGTCTATACTTAAATTACGATCCTATTGATCAACATCAAGTCTTTACATCTAAACAATAGTCGTAATCACGCCTACAATGAACAGGAGACAGCGGCGACCCGCGGAGAGACGAGACGCCAAGGCGAGACGTCGAGACGGCATGCCGAGACGCAATAGCCGGCGACACTGTTCCACTGGTCACCTTGAAAAAGGAAATGCCATGTATAAGAAAATTCTGATCACCACCGATGGTTCGGCCGTTTCCAGCAAAACCGCGTGCGCCGGCGTGGCGTTCGCCGAACAGATGCACGCCGAAGTACTGGCCCTGTATGTGGCGCAGGAATATCAATATCCTGTCTACATAGAAATTATTCCCCCCAGCTATCCCAGCGAAGAGGAATACCGTATCGCCATGACCAAGGCTGGTGGCGAACACTTGCAGGCGGTACTCGACGCCTGTGCCAAACGCGGCATCAGTTGCCACGGCATCACGGCATTTTCCGACACCACCGCCTTGAAAATCGTCGACATCGCCGAACAGCAAGGCTGCGACCTGATTTTCATGGGCTCGCACGGACGCAGCGGATGGGGCCAGTTATTGCTGGGCAGCGTCACCAACAAGGTCTTGTCCCATTCGAAGATACCGGTACTGGTGCACCGCCTGATCAAGGAACCGGCTGCCTGAGCGCCGCTAGCGGCCGATGCCCCGGTCCGGCTGGCCGGGAGGGGCTCGCCTTGCCGTTAAAACGATCTCATCCATGGACAAAATGTTAAGAAAAAAGCAAAAACATGTAAAATCTATAGTAGTATGGCCGAAGCATGGCCCCAAGATTCAACTTTTCCGATAACACACCAGTACCCATTGAATACCTATGATTAGAATTGTGATTGCCGACGACCACACCATCATGCGCGAAGGCTTGAAGCGCATACTCGACGGCGCGCCGGATATCGACATCGTGGGCGAAGCGATCGACGGCTTCGAAGTGCTGACCCAGGTGCGCCAGGGCGGTTTCGACCTGCTGCTGCTCGACCTGTCGATGCCCGGCCGCAGCGGCGTCGACCTGATCCGCCAGATCAAGATCGAAGCGCCCAAACTGGCGATCCTGATCCTGACCATGCATGAAGAAGAACAATACGCGGTGCGCGCGATCCGCGCCGGCGCCCAGGGCTATCTGACCAAGGAAAGCGCCGGCACCCAGCTGGTCGGCGCGATCCGCAAAGTGGCCTCGGGCCGGCCCTACATCAGCGCCGAAGTGGCCGAGCAATTGGTGCTCAACATCATGATGCCGAATGAAAGCCTGCTCCACAAACAACTGTCCGACCGCGAATTCGAAGTATTTTCATTGCTAGTGGCCGGCAAGTCGATTACCGAAATCGCCAACAACCTGCATCTGAGCGTCAAGACCGTCAGCACGCATAAAACCCGCATCATGCAAAAGATGGGCATGAGCTCGCTATCCGAAATGGTGCAGTACGCCGTCGCGCACCGCCTGCTATCCCCCTTCAAGACTTGAAACAAGCGCCGTCCAGCGCTGCCAGTGTAGGAACAATCCTAACGTCAGCGCGCCATCTCCTACTGCCATATTCAGCGCCCGCTGATATCAATCATGCACTTCTGTTGGCATACTGAAACCAGCTAATCAAGTTGCTGGCAAGTTATATCAACCCACAGCAAGTCATCAGCGAATCGGGCCAACCCCGTAGGCAAGCCAGTGATCCGATACCCGGACGCAGGCTTGCCGGAATCAAGCCCGATCCTTTTCCAATTATCCGAACTTTGATGTACCTGTCACCAGGAGATGAGCATGCTGTCAACGCAAACGCCTGAAATCCGTCCCACATCGTCGCCAGCGGTGCCAACTTCTTCCATGGAAGCCGGCCGCCAGCGACAAGGGCGGCTCTGGTCCAACTTGAAGGAAGTCTGCGATTTGCTGCACATATCGGCCGCATGCACCATCGCCGCCGATGAATTATTGTTCCAGCATGTGCAGTTCAAGACCGGGCAGCGTGTGCACACCATCGGCCAGCCTTTCGACACCCTGTATATCGTCAACTCCGGTTTCCTGAAAACCGTGCTGATCGACGAATTCGGCAACGAACAAGTACTGAGCTTCCCGATGAAGGGCGACATGCTCGGCGTCGACGGCATCCACTCGCGCCACTACTCGTCGGAAGCGGTGGCCTTGTCCGACTGCGACCTGATCTTGCTGCCGTTCAAAAAACTGACGGCGCTGGGCCGCATCCACCTGGAACTCGAAAACATGATGTATGGCGTCATGAGCCGCGAACTGGTGCGCGAACAGGCGATGATCGGCATGCTGGGCGCGCTCAGCGCCGAAGCCCGCGTGGCGCGTTTCCTGGTGTCGCTGGCCGAGCGTTTTGCGCAAATGGGTTATTCCAGCAAATTGTTCAACCTGCGCATGACGCGCCACGAAATCGGCAGCTACCTGGGCCTGACGCTGGAAACCGTCAGCCGCACGCTGTCCGCCTTCAATGAAATTGGCCTGATCAGCGTCGACCAGCGCACCATCGGCATCAAGGATCCGGAAGCGCTGAAAACCCTGCGCCGCCTGCCGCCATCGCGTTCGCGTGCCAAGCAACTGGCCGCCGCCAAATTGAAAACCGGCGCCGAACCAGCCGTGCCGGCGCAATTGCTCGCCACCATCTAAGCCGCGTCCCCTGCATCAACCGAGTTAGTCCCAGCTTCGGCCCGGCCAGTTTTTCTGGTACGGGCCTTTTTTGTCGTTGCCGTTCTTGTCGTTCCCCTCCACGCCGCCTGGCCGCCTGGCCGCCAGCCACGCTGGCGCCTGCTTCGCTTTGCTGCATCGCGCGGGCCTGCCGCCACCACATTCCCGCACCGATAAAAAAGCATGGTTTTCATGCAAATAGGGCTTGCATTCAGCGCCGCATTCAACAATAATGCAAATACGAATCATTCTCAACTAAGACAAAAAGAAAGCGGAAATGCAAACCTCCAAGCCAACCCCGGCCAGCGACACCCTTCCCGTCCATGCGCACGCTATTGCTGCCGCGCCACAACAACCGCACCGCATCACCAGCGCGGCGCTGTTGCAGGAACGCCGTGAAGTGGAAATCGAGCATGGCGGAAAAATCTACCGTTTGCGCGTGACCCAGTTGAACAAGCTGATCTTGACCGCCTGAGAACGTCTCAGGACCACACCCGCAAGCCATCCGTCGTCTCCAGTGCACGGTAGCCAGCAACTCACCGACAGGAGCGTTTGATGGCAACCGACCGTATCGACCCGATATTTCTTTCCTCGAACCATGCCGGCAACCAGCCCGAGCTGATGCTGTCCGCCGTGTTGCACCTGATGTCGCATTACACCGCACGCAACGCCGACAGCGGCGCCTGCCTGAAACTTGCCTCGGTCATCGAGCGCCACTTGAAGGCGCTGGCCGGCCTGCCCGACCTGGGACCGGTACTGCAAGCCACTTGCCAGCAACTGTCGGAACAATGGGCCGGCATCGTCGAACGCGACATGCCGCAAGCGCCCAAAAGCTCTTTCCTCAGCCGCATCATGTCCGCCGCCAAAGCGGACAAGACCAGCGCTATCCCGGCGGCATTGTTGTAACCCTTGCTTTCATTTTCCCCAGCCCAGCCAGCGTAACTCGAACAGGAACCACGACCATGTGTGACAAAGACAAGCTTCCCGTCATCAGTAATTGCACCACCGACACCGAACCCGCCGCGCTGACCTCGCGCCGACGGCGCTTGTGGGAACTGTCGCATACCTGCCATTGCCCGCTGGTCGGTGTCGGCTTGCCGCTGGGCTACTTGCGCAAACTGGTCGGCAAGATGACCGGTGGCCGCGTGCTGGCCGACGATTACGAAGTCCACGTCGGCGCCGTCACCGAATGCGGCGTGCGCAACCGCCTGTCCGAAGCGTTGCAAAAAGAATTGGAGCGCCGTTACGCGCCGGTCATCCTGCGTTTCCGCGCAGCTAAAACCACCGCCCAGGTGGCCGAACTGTGGCACGGCGCGGTCTCCAACGGCGATGTCGCCGGCGCCTTCTGGGCCGGCTTGACCCACCCGCGCTGCGACCCCGACCTGGAAGAACAAATGTGCCGCGACCTGCACATGATCCAGCACCAGGCCGGTGCCTGCGTACGCGCCGACATGGGCAAATTTAATGCGCTGGTCGAAGAAAACGCCCATCTGAACCGCGAACTGGCCAAGCTGCAACAACGCAACAACGCGCTGCAGCTGGAAAAGGCCGCCGACACCGAACGCCAGGAAGTGTTGCTGATGCAAGCACGGTCACTGTCGATCGGCAAGGATAGCGTGATCGACGGCTTGCGCGCCGAACTGGCGCA includes these proteins:
- the asd gene encoding aspartate-semialdehyde dehydrogenase, with the protein product MKLVGLVGWRGMVGSVLMQRMQEEGDFAHIEPVFFTTSNTGGSAPSMAKNETILKSATDIAELKKCEIIISCQGGDYTSEVFPQLRAAGWDGYWIDAASTLRMEKDAVIVLDPVNLHVIKDALGKGVKNYIGGNCTVSCMMMGLGGLFQHDLIDWMTSMTYQAASGGGAQHMRELLTQFGTINGSVKALLDNPASAILEIDRQVLATQHGYAPDEIKQFGAPLAGNLIPWIDKDLGNGQSKEEWKAGAETNKILGRGADFGSQAIPVDGLCVRIGAMRCHSQALTIKLKKDVPLDEINDIIASNNQWVKLVPNTREASVRDLSPAAVTGSLTIPVGRVRKMSMGGEYLSAFTVGDQLLWGAAEPLRRMLRILLDA
- the leuB gene encoding 3-isopropylmalate dehydrogenase produces the protein MKIAILPGDGIGPEIVTQAVKVLNVLGEQFELETAPVGGAGYAAHGHPLPEATLALAKAADAVLFGAVGDYQYDNLERSLRPEQAILGLRKNLGLFANLRPAILYPELAGASTLKPEVVSGLDILIIRELTGDIYFGQPRGVRECPDGPFKGQREGYDTMRYAEGEIRRIAHVAFQAAQKRDKRLTSVDKANVLETFQFWKDIVIDVHKEYPDVALDHMYVDNAAMQLVRAPKKFDVMVTGNMFGDILSDAAAMLTGSIGMLPSASLDANNKGLYEPSHGSAPDIAGKGIANPLATILSAAMMLRYSLNRAEQADRVETAVKKVLSQGYRTADIYEAGTTRVSTGEMGDAVVKALG
- the leuD gene encoding 3-isopropylmalate dehydratase small subunit translates to MDKFIIYEGLVAPLDRANVDTDAIIPKQFLKSIHRSGFGPNLFDEWRYLDHGEPGQDNSRRPLNPDFVLNEARYQGASILLTRKNFGCGSSREHAPWALDQYGFRAIIAPSFADIFFNNCYKNGLLPIVLSESQIDHLFNEVKAFPGYKLVVDLEQQRVATSNGSVAYPFEIDAFRKYCLMNGLDDIGLTLRHADAIHAFEERHLATQPWLANVI
- a CDS encoding entericidin A/B family lipoprotein; the encoded protein is MKKILALSIAALILSGCNTVSGIGKDVQKVGQVVQSAGGK
- the leuC gene encoding 3-isopropylmalate dehydratase large subunit, with product MMKTLYDKLWESHVVRAEDDGTTILYIDRHLVHEVTSPQAFDGLREAGRQPWRISANLAVADHNVPTTSRADGIADPVSRLQVETLDKNAKNYGLTYFNMNDKRQGIVHVIGPEQGATLPGMTVVCGDSHTSTHGAFGCLAHGIGTSEVEHVLATQTLLAKKSKSMLVQVDGAMPAGVTAKDIVLAVIGKIGTAGGTGYAIEFGGSTIRALSMEGRMTVCNMAIEAGARAGMIAVDDTTINYVKGRPFSPAGPHWERAVSYWRTLHSDPGARFDLVVTLNAAEIQPQVTWGTSPEMVVGINGRVPDPDHEKDAVRRDAMEKALVYMALKPNTPIEDIRIDKVFIGSCTNSRIEDLRAAAAVVRGKYRASNVTLAMVVPGSGLVKDQAEREGLDQIFKAAGFEWREPGCSMCLAMNADRLEPGERCASTSNRNFEGRQGQGGRTHLVSPAMAAAAGIAGHFVDVRGLR
- a CDS encoding chemotaxis protein CheA; the protein is MDDMLKDFVVEAMDLAVNVEEHLLRLERDPDNKETLNAVFRSFHTIKGGAGFMNLPALVAACHLTENLFDALRTGAAPVTPIAIEAALQASGFVADQLTELANGAAPESLPAMPEELEVILTDAIEGKTGEAAAPAVAAPVAQPVAAAAAQPLASDDGLDWEAMYVAVTPPGTHVAAVAAAPTAAPVAPAAVAVAAAPAPAAAKPAAKNWDGVDRREERPNSAPVKEDSIRVDAVKLDALLEVAGESVQAANQAAVLLERLLQFKFEGQAATLMATLAETLERASRYSTELQRATLATRMQPVGRLFQKFPRLVRELAKDLGKDVELTIEGAETEVDRVVVDSLYDPLVHMLRNALDHGVESPEERLAAGKSTKSYISLKAWQEANSVMIVLQDDGKGMDPAKLRKKAFEKGLISENAQLSNDECFQLVFLPGFSTKDVASSVSGRGVGMDVVKTAVEKNRGAIHIDSALGSGTRFAIRLPIELSIVPTMLVSTSGAALALPMAVVQRVVELPETFMEVGGAPVLKDQGRPLPVRSLAGALGYEACSERVGIVVAAPQPYILAVEAVDGTADLVIKPMTAIAVDGITGTARSAEGELVLVVGLSFLMDGCRGSVRMAA
- a CDS encoding protein phosphatase CheZ, encoding MTNAADDFDALFDEVSAQRTAAPEAAPVKAPPAAAAAADEDDFDALFESVSAAAAPAGAVAAGSAPASAPAESADQATAAFLEGDIDPADKPMFERLGGIVRLLHDSLRELGYDKALTEASSQIVDAQDRLEYVASLTEQAANKVLNTLDEGMPAQDVLSKKAKDMDQRWAALFDGKLSLEEFKALAGDSRQFAQTVSEATEAEKARLLEIMMAQDFQDITGQLIKKVVNITKTVENELAQLLRDNAPAEVREKLAQKPAPLMQGPSVPSVALDQDNVDDLLADLGF
- a CDS encoding universal stress protein, which produces MYKKILITTDGSAVSSKTACAGVAFAEQMHAEVLALYVAQEYQYPVYIEIIPPSYPSEEEYRIAMTKAGGEHLQAVLDACAKRGISCHGITAFSDTTALKIVDIAEQQGCDLIFMGSHGRSGWGQLLLGSVTNKVLSHSKIPVLVHRLIKEPAA
- a CDS encoding response regulator, whose translation is MIRIVIADDHTIMREGLKRILDGAPDIDIVGEAIDGFEVLTQVRQGGFDLLLLDLSMPGRSGVDLIRQIKIEAPKLAILILTMHEEEQYAVRAIRAGAQGYLTKESAGTQLVGAIRKVASGRPYISAEVAEQLVLNIMMPNESLLHKQLSDREFEVFSLLVAGKSITEIANNLHLSVKTVSTHKTRIMQKMGMSSLSEMVQYAVAHRLLSPFKT
- a CDS encoding Crp/Fnr family transcriptional regulator codes for the protein MEAGRQRQGRLWSNLKEVCDLLHISAACTIAADELLFQHVQFKTGQRVHTIGQPFDTLYIVNSGFLKTVLIDEFGNEQVLSFPMKGDMLGVDGIHSRHYSSEAVALSDCDLILLPFKKLTALGRIHLELENMMYGVMSRELVREQAMIGMLGALSAEARVARFLVSLAERFAQMGYSSKLFNLRMTRHEIGSYLGLTLETVSRTLSAFNEIGLISVDQRTIGIKDPEALKTLRRLPPSRSRAKQLAAAKLKTGAEPAVPAQLLATI